In a genomic window of Brassica rapa cultivar Chiifu-401-42 chromosome A10, CAAS_Brap_v3.01, whole genome shotgun sequence:
- the LOC117129012 gene encoding uncharacterized protein LOC117129012: protein MEHLFFKCPYTQALWRGANLPDRTFTDNSISFEEKLKAIVSSINNKVLNPIDRQQPLWILWRICKSRNLLVYGRKQTDWKVDLKQAQHEAREWTQVLYSTESNSNTTQRLSGRHKQSMWERPPCDYVKINYDGSRRQNMSTGGWIFRDAQGFFLGGGQGKQSVNGDGSLETELQALLMAMQHTWTKGYRKVIFEGDNKQVQELLTTSKRNFHMHNWILEIKGWK, encoded by the coding sequence ATGGAACATCTCTTCTTCAAATGCCCGTATACTCAAGCACTTTGGAGAGGGGCAAATCTACCAGACCGTACGTTTACTGATAATAGTATCAGTTTTGAAGAGAAGTTAAAGGCTATTGTATCCTCGATCAATAATAAGGTGCTTAACCCTATAGATAGGCAACAGCCTTTGTGGATCCTCTGGCGCATCTGTAAAAGCAGAAACCTTTTAGTTTATGGACGGAAACAGACTGATTGGAAAGTAGACCTCAAACAAGCTCAACATGAAGCACGTGAATGGACTCAGGTGTTGTATTCAACTGAAAGCAACAGCAATACAACCCAGAGGCTAAGTGGGAGACACAAACAATCAATGTGGGAGAGACCTCCTTGTGATTATGTGAAGATTAATTATGATGGGAGTAGGAGACAAAATATGTCAACAGGAGGGTGGATATTCAGAGATGCTCAAGGATTTTTCCTAGGAGGAGGCCAGGGTAAACAATCAGTTAATGGAGATGGAAGTCTGGAGACAGAATTACAAGCTCTTCTTATGGCAATGCAACATACGTGGACAAAAGGTTACCGTAAAGTTATTTTTGAAGGTGACAACAAACAGGTTCAGGAGCTACTAACAACGTCCAAGAGGAATTTCCACATGCATAATTGGATTCTGGAAATCAAAGGGTGGAAGTAG
- the LOC103844190 gene encoding uncharacterized protein LOC103844190, with amino-acid sequence MEKATAGEEEFAEMISYYLENVSFGLEIGPEGHYVPALSGHEYKGTTPPRTMDEEYDLMAKQVTETQGFDMDFSQFRYDFNYRPVDFDDNSLVIDGETMRDLLNRLSRQSLEQYNQDKETKYELVEVFKANYHMAGAGMMFFITFQAKQDFSSSGDVPKTTFQAKSHYSYFSPNKYITCHLKAPPENKVHPIDSTEKEFAKKPRLTQDKDASTDARIVI; translated from the exons ATGGAGAAAGCAACCGCAGGGGAGGAAGAATTTGCAG AAATGATTAGTTATTACCTGGAGAATGTAAGTTTCGGATTGGAGATTGGGCCCGAGGGTCACTATGTCCCGGCATTAAGTGGCCATGAGTATAAAGGAACTACTCCTCCGCGCACAATGGACGAAGAGTATGACCTCATGGCTAAACAAGTCACGGAGACTCAG GGATTCGACATGGATTTCAGTCAGTTCCGCTACGATTTTAATTACAGACCCGTTGATTTCGATGATAACAGTTTGGTCATAGACGGAGAAACCATGAGAGATTTATTGAACAGGCTTTCTCGTCAATCCCTTGAGCAATACAATCAGGACAAG gaaacaaaatatgaatTAGTGGAGGTTTTCAAAGCCAACTATCACATGGCTGGTGCTGGCATGATGTTTTTCATTACCTTTCAAGCTAAACaagatttttcttcttctggtgATGTTCCAAAAACAACATTTCAAGCTAAATCTCACTATTCCTATTTTTCCCCTAATAAGTACATCACCTGCCATCTTAAAGCACCACCGGAGAATAAAG TTCATCCCATTGATTCTACTGAGAAAGAATTTGCCAAGAAACCAAg GTTGACACAGGACAAGGATGCAAGCACTGATGCACGAATAGTTATATAA
- the LOC103844439 gene encoding auxin response factor 11 translates to MKSSSESSVSGVSSAEPEVTVDEPMSPDPSPPESQRPKVHSFSKVLTASDTSTHGGFSVLRKHATECLSPLATTEASFDHRVEHLCYSQEIEGRMESCGLESDVLIVNRPICPHPSYQVIACIWECLLLPVMLLKPDLCSPTSQFIISLNKYLEAMSNKFAVGIRFKMRFEGEDSPERRFSGTVVGVKDCSTHWKDSNWRCLEVRWDEPASISRPDKVSPWEIEAFVTSENVPHSVMPKNKRPRHFSEVSALGALTLSSLSSSRVFLDLDVQPTRDYLTWLGSNSDVTNRVNPDNVTKAETVSWFECTTTIDDVVHGSAWYYISCGGCKTKVTKGPTMLMCKKCVKVEVAGVSEYLTKLSVYDNNDHGFFVLLGDAGRELTGKPASALVESYFEANESVGVDHIVPVPQALIYTIGQT, encoded by the exons ATGAAATCCAGCAGCGAATCCTCTGTCTCTGGTGTCTCTTCCGCTGAGCCAGAAGTAACA GTTGATGAACCTATGAGTCCTGATCCTTCTCCTCCCGAGTCACAAAGGCCAAAGGTTCACTCTTTCAGCAAGGTTTTGACTGCGTCTGATACAAGCACGCATGGTGGCTTCTCTGTCCTTAGGAAACATGCTACAGAGTGCCTTTCCCCGCTG GCAACCACGGAGGCATCTTTTGACCACAGGGTGGAGCACCTTTGTTACAGCCAAGAGATTG AGGGGAGAATGGAGAGTTGCGGGTTGGAGTCAGACGTGCTAATCGTCAACAGACCAATATGCCCTCATCCGTCATATCAAGTCATAGCATGCATCTGGGAGTGCTTGCTACTGCCTGTCATGCTACTCAAACCTGATCTATGTTCACC AACAAGCCAATTCATCATTAGCTTGAACAAATATTTGGAAGCCATGAGCAACAAGTTCGCTGTAGGAATAAGATTTAAGATGAGGTTTGAGGGAGAGGATTCCCCTGAAAGAAG ATTTTCTGGCACGGTTGTTGGTGTTAAAGACTGCTCCACTCACTGGAAAGACTCAAATTGGCGATGCCTAGAA GTTCGCTGGGATGAGCCTGCATCGATTTCAAGACCGGATAAGGTTTCACCATGGGAGATCGAGGCGTTTGTAACTTCGGAAAATGTTCCTCACTCAGTTATGCCAAAGAACAAAAGGCCCCGTCATTTTAGTGAAGTATCTGCACTTG GCGCTCTAACTCTCTCCTCCCTATCATCCTCCCGTGTGTTTCTTGACTTGGACGTTCAGCCAACCAGAGATTATCTGACTTG GTTGGGCTCAAACTCAGATGTTACTAACAGGGTTAATCCCGACAATGTGACCAAGGCAGAGACG GTTTCTTGGTTTGAGTGCACAACCACCATTGATGATGTTGTGCATGGTTCTGCATGGTATTATATTTCCTGCGGTGGTTGCAAGACGAAGGTGACAAAAGGGCCTACTATGCTTATGTGTAAGAAATGTGTGAAAGTTGAAGTTGCCGGTGTTTCAGA GTATCTTACGAAGCTCTCTGTCTACGACAACAATGACCATGGGTTTTTTGTGCTTCTCGGTGATGCTGGGCGTGAGTTGACTGGGAAGCCAGCATCAGCATTGGTTGAGAGCTACTTTGAG GCCAATGAAAGCGTAGGAGTTGATCACATAGTCCCGGTGCCACAGGCTCTGATTTATACCATTGGGCAAACTTGA